A region from the Malus domestica chromosome 07, GDT2T_hap1 genome encodes:
- the LOC103438742 gene encoding RAF-like serine/threonine-protein kinase PRAF: MDDFPEKPTLEIEFHENPVASKPLRHSDGTLRYVGGHNRVLAVDSSITCTELVEKLKEFCGYSVELKCPLPNGDLETMITVKSDEDLANIIEEYGRASSPLRPLKIRAILAPQHPGLHSSPPISAA; encoded by the coding sequence ATGGATGATTTTCCCGAGAAACCCACTTTAGAAATCGAATTTCACGAAAACCCAGTTGCATCAAAGCCCCTTCGCCACTCCGACGGCACGCTCCGATACGTCGGCGGCCACAACCGCGTCCTTGCCGTCGATTCCTCCATTACATGTACAGAGTTAGTGGAGAAGCTTAAGGAGTTCTGTGGCTACTCTGTGGAATTGAAGTGTCCATTGCCGAACGGAGATTTAGAGACCATGATTACCGTAAAGTCCGACGAGGATTTGGCGAATATCATCGAAGAGTACGGTCGAGCTTCTTCTCCGCTTCGTCCTCTGAAGATCAGAGCCATTCTCGCACCGCAGCACCCCGGACTCCACTCGTCACCTCCTATCTCAGCCGCTTAG